One genomic region from Delphinus delphis chromosome 14, mDelDel1.2, whole genome shotgun sequence encodes:
- the MFSD4B gene encoding LOW QUALITY PROTEIN: sodium-dependent glucose transporter 1 (The sequence of the model RefSeq protein was modified relative to this genomic sequence to represent the inferred CDS: deleted 1 base in 1 codon), whose amino-acid sequence MSVAILGPTFQDLAANVNRNISSLSLIFVGRAFGYLGGSVIGGVLFDIMNHFLLLGMSMFATTIGLYLVPFCKTAVLLIVMMSIFGVSVGILDTGGNVLILAIWGDKGAPHMQALHFSFALGAFLAPLLAKLALGRMVSPENHTEADFNHSALNQSSEADSESLLRIPDDMNLLWAYAVIGTYIFVVSLFFFALFVKKSSRQDKAKVSTQRFRRAKYHNALLCLLFLFFFFYVGAEVTYGSYVFSFATTHAGMKESEAAGLNSIFWGTFAACRGMAIFFATCLQPGTMIVLSNIGSLASSLFLVLFNKSRVCLWIATSVYGASMATTFPSGVSWIEQYTTIHGKAAAFFVVGAALGEMAIPAVIGILQGKYPDLPVVLYTCLGSSVATAVLFPVLYKLATLPISRQHKEHSKSEDQKALLSSSGLNDCEEENEEEDAEKWNEMDFEVIEMNDTMRNSVIETSRYILMEPTADVSNQSHSNALMFESSPVNMGKSPVNHLQESRTKGTKG is encoded by the exons ATGAGTGTCGCTATACTGGGACCCACGTTTCAAGATTTGGCAGCAAATGTGAACCGCAATATCAGcagtctttctctgatttttgtggGCCGTGCCTTTGGATATTTGGGTGGCTCTGTGATTGGTGGAGTTCTTTTTGACATTatgaatcattttcttcttttgg gGATGTCAATGTTCGCTACCACAATTGGTCTTTATCTTGTTCCATTTTGTAAGACCGCGGTGTTACTGATTGTCATGATGTCCATCTTTGGTGTTTCAGTTGGCATCCTGGATACAG GTGGTAACGTCCTAATCTTGGCTATTTGGGGGGACAAAGGAGCCCCCCATATGCAGGCCTTACACTTCAGTTTTGCCTTGGGTGCCTTTTTGGCTCCCCTGCTGGCTAAATTGGCATTGGGCAGGATGGTGTCTCCTGAAAACCACACAGAGGCTGACTTTAACCATTCTGCCCTCAACCAGTCATCTGAAGCTGACTCAGAATCTCTGCTTCGAATACCTGACGATATGAATTTACTCTGGGCTTACGCTGTTATCGGTACTTATATTTTtgtagtttctctcttttttttcgcTCTGTTTGTAAAGAAAAGCTCAAGGCAGGATAAAGCAAAAGTATCTACTCAGAGGTTTCGAAGAGCTAAATATCacaatgcccttctttgtctcctttttctgttcttctttttttatgttgGAGCCGAGGTAACATATGGCTCTTACGTTTTCTCCTTTGCAACCACCCATGCTGGCATGAAAGAAAGTGAAGCGGCTGGGTTGAACTCCATCTTCTGGGGGACCTTTGCAGCCTGCAGGGGTATGGCAATCTTTTTTGCTACATGTTTACAACCTGGAACCATGATTGTGTTGAGCAACATTGGCAGCCTGGCTTCATCTTTATTTCTGGTGCTTTTCAACAAGAGCCGAGTTTGTCTCTGGATAGCAACTTCAGTGTATGGCGCCTCAATGGCAACCACATTTCCCAGTGGTGTGTCTTGGATTGAGCAGTACACGACCATCCATGGGAAAGCTGCAGCATTTTTTGTAGTCGGTGCTGCCCTGGGAGAAATGGCTATTCCTGCAGTAATTGGAATTCTTCAAGGAAAATACCCTGATTTGCCTGTAGTTTTGTACACCTGTTTGGGGTCATCAGTAGCCACTGCTGttttatttcctgtgctgtataaATTAGCCACCTTGCCTATCAGTCGTCAGCATAAAGAACACAGTAAAAGCGAGGACCAGAAAGCTTTGCTCTCTAGCTCTGGGCTAAATGACTGTGAGGAAGAGAATGAAGAAGAAGATGcagaaaaatggaatgaaatggaCTTTGAAGTGATCGAAATGAATGATACAATGAGGAATTCTGTAATAGAGACATCTAGATATATTTTGATGGAGCCCACAGCTGACGTCTCCAACCAGTCCCACTCAAATGCGTTAATGTTTGAGTCCTCTCCGGTTAATATGGGCAAGTCCCCTGTGAATCAC TTGCAAGAAAGCAGGACAAAAGGGACTAAGGGCTAG